From Candidatus Pedobacter colombiensis, one genomic window encodes:
- a CDS encoding LytTR family DNA-binding domain-containing protein: MKKIRCFIIDDDMHVIVGLSRLINENPDLQLVGFETDPTVALNLIRTGKVIADIVFSDINMEEMTGIELAEYIQHFAYIIFVTGHDQYALEAFSVDVVDFLLKPVRQELFNRAVNRVALRMKNKSEPIRNYNHEDIFLRLDSRTVKQLLLKDLVYIEAKNKWIFCHMEDKSKINVLKSLASFEPILPGNEFVRVHKSFIVHLKYIVAVEGNEIVLKDKTKLPIGGSYKDELLRLMNPL, translated from the coding sequence ATGAAAAAAATCCGTTGTTTTATAATCGATGATGATATGCATGTTATTGTGGGTCTCTCCCGCCTTATTAACGAAAATCCTGATTTACAATTGGTCGGTTTCGAAACTGATCCAACTGTAGCGCTGAACCTGATCCGAACGGGAAAGGTGATAGCCGATATTGTGTTCTCGGATATCAATATGGAAGAGATGACTGGCATTGAACTGGCAGAGTATATTCAGCACTTTGCGTACATTATTTTCGTCACAGGCCATGATCAATATGCATTAGAGGCATTTAGTGTGGATGTGGTTGATTTCCTTTTGAAACCTGTAAGGCAGGAATTGTTTAACCGGGCAGTTAACAGGGTTGCGTTGCGAATGAAAAACAAAAGTGAGCCTATTCGAAACTACAATCATGAGGATATTTTCCTAAGACTGGATTCAAGAACTGTCAAGCAGCTTCTACTGAAGGATTTGGTTTATATTGAGGCAAAAAATAAATGGATTTTCTGTCATATGGAGGATAAGAGTAAAATCAACGTACTCAAGTCCCTGGCGAGTTTTGAACCCATATTGCCAGGCAATGAATTTGTCAGAGTTCATAAAAGCTTTATAGTACACCTTAAATATATCGTCGCTGTAGAAGGCAATGAAATTGTACTTAAGGACAAAACAAAGTTGCCCATCGGCGGCTCCTATAAAGATGAGCTATTGAGATTAATGAATCCACTTTGA
- a CDS encoding thiopeptide-type bacteriocin biosynthesis protein: MAKLILHPTLIYRVPRFSYIEKIDNNLEELKSMIKDSSPDLYTMIENLTLEDFQDADRKIQLSLRKYFNRAIFRSTPFGSFASVGTARMENDPVGRIKITKQQKVHSFTDWAVKSAIEYDPAKLLNANVKLFANTSYYVVQNEIRYLQMGEDNFEMTAIDFDPIIIDILKCLIEPKPYDILVKEMDSILQQDELNDYLYDLISIQLIITSQQPNIIGLDFFNRIGRQFIKEEKAYLIAERTTLTGCFNKEHFKQLPALADILSCLVHQDTEIELEQFKQKFFQRFEQAEVPIMMALDPEIGIGYGEMNSDVHSSPLIHKLATQVGTSSRSKSDNGFKDIIGNTLLEKGLDGIIQLEELMGDIKETKLLPNTLNAVCSLKGNQVYLDYLGGVTATSLFGRFAFAIPTIKKFCNEIVSIETNANPDVIFFDIGYTKEDDVDNINRRPSIYNFQLNLLNYDTSEMPLSLTDIYISIQRNEVILRSATYNKRLVPRVASAYNYQRSDLPLFRFLMAIESQSLQSNLLFRPSTLMPGLPRYPRIQFRNIIVSPASFRISAELLKGPNGLLNKVTHLQKHLIDHLPFDFYKVGKGDQKLCLHTKSKTDTEILLSLLEKSGILYLEETTMDADSCIRDENGAPYECQLILTLYHQEKVVLPVISNNSHGKEIRNWIPPGQNWLYFELYCSPIRSDIILTEKIGKYLSVYNSRIKKWFFIRYLEGGDHIRLRIELYDANDAREMTGMLSGLLQEELSCGTISDIKLCTYKKEVHRYSSALITEVENHFQQDSIYILHMLQFMLPDLAKYKLCMDIFDTIQSSQVFKDESFKNTLAKVSQSLNIEHKIQPDGFKEINKQYKGLLMQTFPSLSEGANTLHAVLKDSFISTLEKCPVFRRPEMFANLFHMHINRLFRQHQRTHELLIYNFGLMDFNRKFHQGKAKAN; the protein is encoded by the coding sequence ATGGCAAAATTGATTTTACACCCAACACTTATATATAGAGTACCAAGATTCTCTTACATTGAAAAAATAGACAATAATTTGGAAGAATTGAAAAGTATGATTAAAGATTCCTCACCGGACCTTTATACTATGATCGAAAATCTTACTTTAGAAGATTTCCAAGATGCTGACAGAAAAATTCAATTAAGTCTACGCAAATATTTTAACAGGGCTATATTTCGTTCCACGCCTTTTGGCTCGTTTGCTTCAGTTGGGACTGCAAGAATGGAAAATGATCCTGTAGGTAGAATTAAGATTACGAAGCAACAAAAAGTACATTCCTTTACCGATTGGGCGGTCAAGTCTGCCATTGAATATGATCCAGCTAAGTTGTTGAATGCAAATGTGAAATTATTTGCCAATACAAGCTATTATGTGGTACAGAATGAAATTAGGTATTTGCAAATGGGGGAAGATAATTTTGAAATGACAGCCATTGATTTTGATCCCATAATCATTGATATCCTCAAATGTCTAATCGAACCAAAACCATATGACATTCTTGTTAAAGAAATGGATTCAATTCTTCAACAGGATGAGTTAAACGATTACTTGTATGATTTGATTTCAATTCAGCTAATTATTACATCCCAACAACCTAATATCATCGGCCTAGATTTTTTTAATAGGATTGGAAGACAATTTATTAAAGAAGAAAAAGCCTACTTGATTGCCGAAAGAACCACATTAACAGGTTGTTTCAATAAAGAACATTTTAAACAACTTCCAGCCTTAGCTGATATACTCAGTTGCCTCGTTCATCAGGATACAGAAATAGAGTTAGAACAATTTAAGCAAAAATTTTTTCAACGTTTTGAACAAGCAGAGGTGCCAATAATGATGGCCTTAGATCCGGAGATTGGAATTGGATATGGGGAGATGAATTCTGATGTCCATTCCTCTCCGCTCATTCATAAATTAGCCACACAAGTAGGAACATCGAGCCGGTCAAAATCTGACAACGGCTTTAAAGACATCATTGGAAATACTTTACTCGAAAAAGGATTGGATGGAATAATCCAGCTTGAAGAGCTGATGGGGGATATTAAAGAAACGAAACTGCTGCCCAATACCCTAAATGCAGTCTGTAGTTTGAAAGGTAATCAAGTGTATCTTGATTATCTGGGTGGTGTAACAGCAACCTCTTTATTCGGACGGTTTGCTTTTGCAATACCGACGATTAAAAAGTTTTGCAATGAAATCGTTTCAATTGAAACCAACGCCAATCCTGATGTTATCTTTTTTGATATTGGTTACACGAAAGAAGATGACGTTGATAATATTAACCGAAGGCCTTCTATATATAATTTCCAACTTAACCTTCTTAATTATGATACTTCAGAAATGCCTTTATCGCTAACTGACATCTATATCAGTATTCAAAGGAACGAAGTGATACTGCGATCAGCAACATACAATAAAAGGCTTGTTCCCCGTGTTGCTTCAGCCTACAACTACCAGCGATCTGACCTGCCTTTATTCCGTTTTTTAATGGCGATTGAAAGTCAAAGTCTCCAAAGTAATTTACTATTTAGACCAAGTACCCTAATGCCTGGATTACCTCGCTATCCCCGTATTCAATTCCGGAATATCATAGTAAGTCCTGCTAGTTTCAGGATTTCGGCTGAACTGCTTAAAGGGCCTAATGGACTATTGAATAAAGTTACTCATTTACAAAAACACCTTATTGATCATCTTCCATTTGATTTTTATAAAGTGGGTAAAGGAGATCAGAAACTTTGTTTACATACTAAATCCAAAACCGACACAGAAATATTGCTATCTCTATTGGAGAAATCTGGCATACTTTATCTTGAAGAGACAACAATGGATGCAGATTCTTGTATTCGAGACGAAAACGGTGCTCCATATGAGTGTCAACTCATTCTTACGCTTTACCACCAAGAGAAAGTAGTATTACCAGTGATATCTAATAATTCGCATGGAAAAGAAATACGCAACTGGATACCACCTGGTCAAAATTGGCTTTATTTTGAACTATATTGTAGCCCTATTAGATCAGATATCATCCTAACAGAAAAAATAGGGAAATACTTATCTGTTTATAATTCCCGCATCAAGAAATGGTTCTTTATCCGTTACCTTGAGGGAGGAGATCATATTCGTTTACGCATTGAACTTTATGATGCTAATGATGCAAGGGAAATGACCGGAATGCTATCTGGTTTATTACAGGAAGAATTATCTTGTGGAACCATTTCGGATATCAAGCTTTGTACATATAAAAAAGAGGTTCACCGATATTCATCCGCGTTGATTACAGAGGTAGAAAACCACTTTCAACAGGACAGTATTTACATTTTACACATGCTGCAATTTATGTTACCTGACTTGGCAAAATATAAGCTTTGCATGGATATATTTGATACCATTCAATCTAGCCAAGTATTTAAAGACGAATCATTTAAAAACACTTTGGCTAAGGTTTCACAGTCACTCAATATAGAACATAAGATACAGCCGGATGGATTCAAAGAAATCAACAAGCAATACAAGGGTTTACTGATGCAAACATTTCCATCTCTAAGTGAAGGAGCAAATACTTTACATGCAGTATTAAAGGATTCCTTTATTTCAACTCTTGAAAAATGTCCAGTTTTTAGAAGGCCGGAAATGTTTGCTAATTTATTCCATATGCATATTAACAGATTATTCCGCCAGCATCAAAGGACACATGAGCTGCTTATTTATAATTTCGGATTAATGGACTTTAACAGAAAATTCCATCAGGGCAAAGCAAAGGCTAATTAA